In a single window of the Candidatus Poribacteria bacterium genome:
- a CDS encoding sulfatase-like hydrolase/transferase, whose product MRNIILISLDTLRASSMSCYGHRNLTTPHLDALAEKATLFEKCISPHIPTHPAHTTMFTGKDVLSHQIITQGGTLNLATDIKTAPELLSEAGYFTVAADNLGRWFQRGFPEAYYRGYQWETGYRKARKAEAVNETAIELLDLAQAQDKPWFAFLHYWDPHTPYLPPLPFERMFYSGDECDPNNRSMDAVYACEPFTDYFRQWMCTPDPSDPDNITKKRLWTDRQYVNAQYDASIAYMDVCLAQLFRYLKDCGQLEETLLIITADHGEELDEHELWYDHHGLYETNCHVPLIVHCPALIPEGQRLDGLVRLTDIAPTLLDYAGLTAVATREKMEGTSLRALMENSSHGGTTEAVYLTECGWMKKRGWQTRKWKLIVETGGTPAVYKTPDLELYDLEEDPDEVYNLAEEADDVVARLKADMEAFLQRRLAETGLPDPTVEQEITMRRIGDTSKAVPL is encoded by the coding sequence TTGCGTAATATTATCCTTATCTCGTTAGATACGCTACGGGCATCGAGTATGAGTTGTTACGGACATCGTAACCTGACAACGCCGCACCTCGATGCACTCGCAGAGAAAGCGACGCTTTTTGAGAAGTGTATCAGCCCGCATATTCCGACACATCCTGCCCATACGACGATGTTTACGGGCAAGGATGTCTTATCCCACCAAATTATTACGCAGGGTGGGACGTTAAACTTAGCAACGGACATAAAGACGGCTCCGGAACTGTTGAGTGAGGCGGGCTACTTTACTGTTGCTGCGGACAATTTGGGACGCTGGTTTCAGCGTGGTTTCCCCGAAGCATACTATCGCGGCTACCAATGGGAAACAGGTTACCGCAAGGCTCGGAAGGCGGAGGCGGTTAACGAAACGGCGATTGAACTTTTGGACCTCGCGCAGGCGCAGGATAAACCTTGGTTCGCCTTTCTTCACTATTGGGATCCACATACCCCGTATCTTCCACCGTTGCCGTTTGAACGGATGTTTTATAGTGGGGATGAGTGTGATCCGAACAATCGAAGTATGGATGCTGTCTACGCATGCGAACCTTTTACGGACTATTTCCGGCAGTGGATGTGCACACCAGACCCATCGGATCCGGACAATATTACGAAGAAGCGGCTTTGGACGGATAGACAGTATGTGAACGCGCAATACGATGCCTCGATCGCTTACATGGATGTGTGCCTGGCGCAATTGTTCCGATATTTGAAAGATTGCGGGCAACTTGAGGAGACGCTCCTGATTATTACCGCCGATCACGGTGAAGAACTTGACGAACACGAACTCTGGTATGATCATCATGGCCTCTACGAAACTAATTGCCACGTGCCGTTAATCGTTCACTGTCCGGCACTTATTCCTGAAGGACAACGGCTTGATGGTCTTGTCCGTCTTACTGACATTGCCCCGACCCTCCTTGATTATGCGGGGTTGACGGCTGTGGCGACGCGCGAAAAGATGGAGGGGACAAGTCTACGAGCCTTGATGGAAAACAGCTCGCACGGCGGGACGACGGAAGCGGTCTATCTTACCGAATGCGGGTGGATGAAAAAGCGTGGGTGGCAAACTCGGAAGTGGAAATTAATTGTTGAAACCGGTGGCACGCCTGCCGTTTACAAGACACCGGATTTGGAACTCTACGATCTTGAAGAGGATCCCGACGAGGTTTATAATCTGGCTGAAGAGGCAGATGATGTCGTTGCGCGTCTGAAAGCAGATATGGAGGCTTTTCTGCAACGCCGACTCGCCGAAACAGGACTGCCCGATCCAACAGTCGAACAGGAGATTACCATGCGACGCATCGGTGATACGTCTAAGGCAGTGCCGCTTTGA
- a CDS encoding glycosyltransferase family 9 protein, with product MQSTQLQQHLDRYLGIPLCVLLRLFSKQASTKPIPKKIIFIQLSALGDTILAIPTIRAIRYAFPDAEVSMLASPTNLNYLAACPYIDRHIPFHKPGGRLISLLRRERFDWAIDLEHWPRLSALLAYATGAPMRVGFSTKGQYRHFLFTKTVPHVQGRHEVRNFLSLAAQLNCSVQEFELEAWWREKERTWVREVLAEENISLEKPLIVLHPEAGRRSEPRRRWPQGRYVALANALTAKYGAQILLTGTSGEAAVSKEIADRTKHRAVVLAGRTDVNQLAALFADATLVVSGNCGPMHLAAATGTPVIGLHGPTNFAQWGPWNRNSSIVRARIPCSPCLNLGFEYGCQALADGTSPCMHTVSVAAVLRECERLLSAVSGSETEE from the coding sequence ATGCAGTCGACTCAGCTTCAACAGCACTTAGACCGATACCTTGGTATTCCGCTTTGTGTGCTGCTGCGCCTATTTTCTAAGCAGGCATCGACAAAACCCATCCCAAAAAAGATTATCTTCATCCAACTCTCTGCTTTGGGTGACACAATTTTGGCGATCCCCACCATTCGTGCAATTCGATATGCCTTTCCAGATGCCGAAGTCTCAATGTTAGCGTCTCCAACAAACCTCAATTATTTAGCGGCGTGTCCTTATATTGACAGGCATATCCCCTTCCATAAACCAGGAGGTCGATTGATTTCGCTGCTGCGTCGCGAGAGATTTGATTGGGCAATCGACTTAGAGCATTGGCCCCGATTGAGCGCGCTGCTCGCTTACGCAACGGGTGCCCCGATGCGAGTCGGGTTTTCGACAAAAGGACAATATCGTCACTTCCTTTTCACGAAGACAGTGCCGCACGTTCAAGGACGGCATGAGGTCCGCAATTTTTTGAGCCTTGCGGCGCAACTGAACTGTTCAGTCCAAGAATTTGAACTTGAGGCTTGGTGGCGCGAAAAGGAACGCACGTGGGTGCGCGAAGTTTTGGCAGAAGAAAACATCTCGCTGGAGAAACCCCTTATTGTCCTACATCCAGAGGCGGGTAGACGCAGCGAGCCTCGCAGGCGGTGGCCACAGGGACGCTATGTAGCGCTGGCAAATGCTCTCACTGCAAAATATGGTGCACAGATACTTTTGACAGGAACTTCCGGTGAGGCGGCGGTCTCTAAAGAGATCGCAGATCGGACGAAACATCGAGCCGTCGTACTTGCAGGACGGACAGATGTCAACCAACTCGCCGCGCTTTTTGCGGATGCGACGTTAGTAGTGAGCGGTAACTGTGGTCCGATGCACCTCGCGGCGGCGACCGGAACGCCGGTTATAGGGTTGCATGGTCCTACAAATTTTGCGCAATGGGGTCCTTGGAATCGTAATTCGAGTATCGTGCGTGCGCGGATACCCTGTAGTCCATGTCTCAATTTGGGATTTGAATATGGGTGTCAAGCACTTGCCGATGGGACCTCGCCGTGCATGCACACGGTTTCGGTTGCGGCTGTGCTTCGGGAGTGTGAACGGTTGTTGTCAGCAGTCAGCGGTTCGGAAACAGAAGAATAG
- the groL gene encoding chaperonin GroEL — MAAKQLAFDEEARSAIKQGVDKLADAVKVTLGPKGRNVVLDKKFGAPTITKDGVTVAKEVELEDAYENMGAQMVKEVASKTSDVAGDGTTTATILAQSIYREGLKNVAAGHNPMALKRGIEKAVDAVVNAIHDLSKEVSEKTEIAQVAAISANNDNAIGDLIADAMEKVGKDGVITVEEAKSLETTLDVVEGMQFDRGYLSPYFVTDADRMEAVLEDAAILIHEKKISSLKDLVPVLERTAQQGKPLLIIAEEVEGEALATVVVNKIRGTLRCAAVKAPGYGDRRKAMLEDIAVLTNGRVISEDLGINLENITLNDLGSAKRIVIDKDNTTVVEGEGTTEAIQGRIDQIRRQIEDTTSDYDREKLQERLAKLAGGVAVINVGAATEVEMKEKKARVEDAMHATRAAVEEGVVVGGGVALVRSQEALDSLELSDPTEEVGLSIVRRALEDPLRQIAKNAGQEDSVIIAKVKDEGGNVGYDAHRERFIDMFEAGIPDPTKVVRVALQNAASIAALMITTETLIAELPEAEAPAPPMPPGGDMHY, encoded by the coding sequence ATGGCAGCAAAACAACTAGCGTTTGATGAAGAAGCACGGAGCGCCATTAAACAAGGCGTTGACAAGCTCGCGGACGCAGTAAAAGTCACGTTAGGTCCCAAAGGACGGAACGTCGTGCTCGATAAGAAATTCGGCGCACCGACAATCACCAAAGATGGTGTTACCGTCGCAAAAGAGGTGGAACTCGAAGACGCCTACGAAAATATGGGCGCACAGATGGTCAAAGAGGTCGCATCTAAAACCAGCGATGTCGCTGGAGACGGAACCACCACCGCAACCATCCTCGCACAGTCTATCTATCGCGAAGGTTTGAAAAACGTCGCCGCAGGGCATAACCCTATGGCACTCAAACGCGGCATTGAAAAAGCCGTCGATGCAGTCGTCAACGCAATTCACGACTTGAGCAAAGAGGTTTCCGAAAAAACCGAGATCGCACAAGTCGCCGCTATTTCCGCAAACAACGATAACGCTATTGGTGATCTCATCGCTGATGCTATGGAAAAAGTCGGAAAAGATGGCGTTATCACCGTCGAAGAAGCAAAAAGCCTCGAAACGACGCTCGATGTCGTAGAAGGTATGCAGTTTGACCGCGGTTATCTATCCCCCTATTTCGTCACCGATGCCGATCGGATGGAAGCCGTTTTGGAAGACGCCGCAATCCTCATCCACGAAAAGAAAATCAGCAGCCTCAAAGACCTCGTTCCGGTCTTAGAGCGGACCGCACAGCAGGGCAAACCGCTGTTGATCATCGCTGAAGAGGTCGAAGGCGAAGCACTCGCAACCGTTGTCGTCAACAAAATTCGTGGAACACTCCGTTGTGCCGCTGTTAAGGCACCCGGCTACGGGGACCGTCGAAAAGCGATGCTCGAAGACATTGCCGTCTTGACGAACGGGCGCGTCATCTCCGAAGATCTCGGAATTAACCTCGAAAATATCACATTGAATGACCTCGGCAGTGCCAAACGTATTGTTATTGACAAGGATAACACAACCGTCGTTGAAGGTGAAGGCACAACCGAAGCCATCCAAGGACGTATCGACCAGATTCGTAGACAGATCGAAGACACAACATCCGACTACGACCGCGAAAAATTGCAGGAACGCCTCGCAAAACTCGCCGGTGGTGTTGCCGTCATTAACGTCGGGGCCGCTACAGAAGTTGAGATGAAAGAGAAGAAAGCACGCGTTGAAGACGCTATGCACGCCACACGCGCCGCCGTTGAGGAAGGTGTTGTTGTCGGTGGCGGGGTCGCACTTGTGAGATCCCAAGAAGCTCTTGATTCACTCGAACTCAGTGATCCGACGGAAGAGGTTGGTCTCTCTATTGTTCGTCGTGCACTCGAAGATCCGCTGCGTCAGATTGCGAAGAACGCTGGACAAGAAGACTCCGTCATCATCGCAAAAGTCAAGGACGAAGGCGGAAACGTTGGCTACGATGCCCATCGAGAACGCTTCATTGACATGTTTGAAGCTGGTATTCCCGATCCGACTAAGGTCGTGCGGGTGGCGTTGCAAAACGCAGCCAGTATCGCAGCGTTGATGATCACCACCGAAACGCTCATCGCAGAACTACCTGAGGCAGAAGCACCTGCACCGCCGATGCCCCCGGGTGGCGATATGCATTACTAA
- a CDS encoding co-chaperone GroES: MALVPLGDRILVKRSDNDEQTTSGGIIIPDTAKEKPQEGEVVAVGNGRLLDSGDRQPVDVAIGDLVLFAKYGGTEVTYDNTEYLILREDDILAKVN, encoded by the coding sequence ATGGCACTTGTACCCCTTGGCGATAGGATTCTCGTCAAACGTTCAGATAACGATGAACAAACAACGAGCGGCGGAATTATCATCCCCGACACCGCCAAAGAGAAACCGCAGGAAGGCGAAGTTGTTGCCGTTGGAAACGGTAGACTTCTTGATAGTGGGGACCGACAGCCCGTTGATGTGGCAATAGGCGACCTCGTCCTATTTGCCAAATACGGCGGCACCGAAGTTACGTATGACAACACTGAATATCTCATCTTGCGCGAAGATGATATCTTAGCCAAGGTTAACTAA
- a CDS encoding Gfo/Idh/MocA family oxidoreductase: protein MSLKWGVLGAGSVAQRRAMPAINKAEGAELHALLSRDATRAEQLAREYGATHAYTTVEALLADDTLNAIYVSTPVHLHCRQVIAAAERGLHVLCDKPMALTPQECTEMIAACETNGVHLQVCFLFRFHSCFQRIRTWVEEGRFGTIVHGRMPFLKQYQLTPDEWRAQPEKSGGGCFMDLGPHSVDLLRYLIGEVNAVSAFYNTAPQDTTVEETGGILMRFENGAQAFTDLSFSVPSCDIVLELYGTEGTAWVYNDEGWKIKTYFDGEQQLIPSQYEDLYQYQFEHFAACVHEGVTPITTGDDGLRANEILAAAYRAGKTGQLIPCPAT from the coding sequence ATGAGTTTAAAATGGGGGGTATTAGGCGCAGGCAGCGTCGCACAACGCAGAGCAATGCCAGCTATTAACAAAGCGGAAGGTGCAGAACTCCATGCTTTGCTCTCACGCGACGCTACGCGAGCAGAACAATTGGCGCGGGAATACGGGGCAACCCATGCCTACACTACCGTCGAAGCACTGCTTGCGGACGATACACTTAACGCAATCTACGTCTCAACGCCCGTTCACCTACACTGTCGGCAGGTAATCGCCGCCGCAGAACGCGGCTTACATGTGCTTTGCGATAAACCGATGGCGCTCACACCACAAGAATGTACAGAAATGATCGCCGCCTGTGAGACAAACGGAGTCCATTTGCAAGTCTGTTTCCTCTTCCGATTTCACTCCTGCTTCCAACGGATCCGAACGTGGGTAGAGGAAGGACGTTTCGGCACCATCGTCCATGGACGTATGCCATTTCTCAAACAGTATCAACTCACGCCAGACGAATGGCGCGCCCAACCCGAAAAGAGTGGCGGCGGATGCTTCATGGACCTCGGTCCGCATAGTGTAGATCTACTTCGCTACCTCATCGGCGAGGTGAATGCCGTCAGCGCGTTTTACAACACCGCTCCCCAAGACACCACTGTTGAAGAAACCGGGGGCATCCTCATGCGCTTTGAGAACGGGGCGCAAGCTTTCACTGACCTCAGTTTTTCAGTACCCAGCTGCGATATCGTTTTGGAACTCTACGGCACAGAGGGCACAGCCTGGGTCTACAACGACGAGGGTTGGAAAATCAAAACCTACTTTGACGGTGAACAGCAATTGATCCCCTCACAATACGAGGACCTGTATCAATATCAATTTGAGCATTTCGCAGCATGTGTACACGAAGGTGTCACACCCATCACAACCGGAGATGATGGATTAAGAGCAAACGAAATTCTTGCCGCCGCATATCGCGCAGGGAAAACAGGGCAGTTGATTCCGTGTCCCGCTACATAG
- a CDS encoding sulfite exporter TauE/SafE family protein, translated as MYEIIILCFGAWLTGVSKAGFGGGIGMIVVPMFTHFRSARNVIGLMLPLLFSTDIFSLFHYWKQWHRQSVTRLILGSLLGITVASLILKDISDVHLKKVIGGIACLFAILEFLRPYWQPLLGNSGQPVQTALQFKTWHGLLAGIFAGAFSTLAHMGGLVVIMYLLPQRLGNNAFVATTTATYFLLNFIKIPFYFRLQLFSVEILIEALALLPFIGLGVLIGISLNNRVPELLFSRIVLFFLFATGVHLLFS; from the coding sequence ATCTACGAAATCATCATCCTCTGCTTCGGGGCATGGCTCACTGGGGTCAGCAAAGCCGGTTTCGGCGGCGGCATTGGGATGATCGTCGTCCCTATGTTCACGCATTTCCGTAGCGCTCGAAACGTCATCGGATTGATGCTTCCACTCCTGTTTTCAACAGACATTTTCTCGCTTTTTCACTATTGGAAGCAGTGGCATCGCCAAAGTGTCACACGACTGATCCTCGGCTCCCTACTCGGTATCACCGTCGCCAGCCTGATTTTGAAAGACATCTCTGATGTCCATCTAAAAAAGGTCATCGGTGGTATCGCCTGTCTATTTGCGATATTAGAATTTCTGCGTCCGTATTGGCAGCCACTCCTCGGAAATTCCGGGCAACCCGTCCAAACAGCACTCCAATTCAAGACGTGGCATGGGCTACTTGCCGGAATATTCGCCGGGGCATTCTCAACCCTCGCACACATGGGCGGACTCGTTGTCATCATGTACCTACTCCCACAACGCTTGGGCAACAACGCCTTTGTTGCAACCACAACCGCCACCTATTTCCTGCTCAACTTCATCAAAATTCCGTTCTATTTCCGGTTGCAACTTTTCTCTGTTGAGATTCTGATTGAAGCCCTCGCGCTGCTTCCGTTCATCGGATTAGGTGTGCTAATAGGTATCTCGCTCAACAATCGCGTGCCGGAACTCCTCTTTTCAAGGATCGTCCTTTTCTTCCTATTCGCGACCGGTGTGCATCTCTTGTTCAGTTGA
- the rpsU gene encoding 30S ribosomal protein S21, producing MVQVEVSVDSGEAFDRALARFKKMCGKAGIVTEIKKRSFYEKPSEKRRRIEMKRQRKVKPRRMGGERPSFYNSGGGNTR from the coding sequence ATGGTTCAAGTAGAAGTGAGTGTCGATTCAGGTGAGGCGTTTGACCGTGCCCTGGCACGTTTTAAGAAGATGTGTGGAAAAGCTGGTATCGTCACAGAAATAAAAAAACGGAGTTTCTACGAAAAGCCGAGCGAAAAACGTCGTAGAATTGAGATGAAGCGGCAGCGGAAGGTGAAACCTCGTAGAATGGGCGGCGAACGTCCATCGTTTTACAATAGTGGCGGTGGTAATACTCGGTAA
- a CDS encoding class I SAM-dependent methyltransferase, which produces MFQKGYVSSYLMTDSKPDLISRIKRKLRQNPFLSYLIGCPYPAPRWNRCVKKRLQRLGPDARILDLGAGNRRRAPNVINLEIEVTPEVDIVADGHFLPFSDRTFDAVVSEAVLEHVQSPNLVVEEIYRVLKPGGYICLAVPFLQGYHASPHDYQRWTVPGVVQLCAAFSELESGPCAGPTTSLHWIFREYIGLVCSFGSLLLAKTISLIVGWLTFPILLLDIPLSLHKDAHILASAVYFVGRKP; this is translated from the coding sequence ATGTTTCAGAAAGGTTATGTATCATCGTATCTTATGACAGACTCGAAACCGGATTTGATTTCACGCATAAAACGCAAACTTAGACAAAATCCGTTCTTATCTTACCTCATCGGATGCCCGTATCCCGCCCCACGATGGAATCGATGTGTCAAAAAACGACTCCAACGACTCGGTCCCGACGCGAGAATCTTGGATCTCGGTGCCGGTAACCGCCGCCGCGCCCCAAACGTCATCAATCTCGAAATCGAAGTAACGCCTGAAGTCGATATTGTCGCAGATGGGCACTTTTTGCCGTTCAGCGACCGGACCTTCGATGCCGTGGTCTCTGAAGCCGTCCTTGAACACGTCCAATCGCCGAATCTGGTTGTCGAGGAGATCTATCGTGTGCTGAAACCCGGGGGTTATATTTGCCTCGCTGTCCCGTTCCTACAAGGCTACCACGCCTCTCCTCATGATTATCAACGGTGGACAGTGCCGGGCGTTGTTCAACTTTGTGCCGCCTTCTCCGAACTTGAGAGTGGTCCCTGTGCCGGTCCAACGACCTCTTTGCACTGGATCTTCCGAGAATATATCGGGCTGGTCTGTTCGTTCGGCAGTCTACTCCTCGCGAAAACAATCTCTCTTATTGTCGGGTGGCTGACATTTCCAATCCTACTCTTAGATATACCACTTTCCTTACATAAAGATGCCCACATTTTGGCATCAGCCGTCTATTTCGTCGGGAGGAAACCGTAA
- a CDS encoding YihY family inner membrane protein gives MIHNLSETYKGYFRDARGSALRLGVNVWHQFMGHKCLQQASSLAFNTLLCLVPLSAVALFLLKTFGVVEDGNSPLIAVLRDNFLPRYSAEEIVSELSGFANRNLGGLSVGGFLLFLLVSTMLFMSVEQHFNDIWGARRRLPVVQAFQKYAVFYTLLSVGPLLIWLFFSTATNWVFGHVFPWVLVYCLFFLMYIAMPNTFVKWSAALLGTLVAGTLFQIARIAFGRYLELLWQNYSDIYGAMAMLITFAIWTYAAWVVILLGAEVSNSVQHFRQQDAESGQFHYAANGYLNAPGVITLFLIVAERFAKGDGACLAEEIVARSGVSEEVVHQSFERFKAAGLIYEVEGDTNGYLPARALEKITVATLVDAVEGEMTTHFVRGISSESGARVLGRLQESQRECLDQVTVASLL, from the coding sequence ATGATACATAACCTTTCTGAAACATACAAGGGATATTTCCGCGATGCTCGGGGGTCTGCTTTGCGTCTCGGCGTGAACGTCTGGCATCAATTCATGGGGCATAAATGTCTCCAGCAGGCATCGTCGTTGGCGTTTAATACGTTGTTATGTCTTGTGCCGTTGTCGGCAGTTGCGCTGTTTTTACTGAAAACATTTGGTGTTGTGGAAGATGGCAATTCGCCGTTAATTGCGGTGCTCCGTGATAACTTCCTGCCGCGCTATAGTGCTGAGGAAATTGTATCAGAACTTTCAGGATTTGCCAATAGAAATCTTGGTGGACTGAGTGTTGGCGGGTTTCTCCTGTTCCTGCTGGTCTCGACGATGCTATTCATGTCGGTGGAGCAGCATTTTAACGATATTTGGGGGGCACGGCGGCGGTTACCGGTGGTGCAAGCGTTCCAGAAATACGCTGTTTTCTATACACTGCTCTCCGTGGGACCGCTGTTGATTTGGCTCTTCTTTTCGACAGCTACCAACTGGGTGTTTGGTCATGTGTTCCCATGGGTGTTGGTCTACTGTCTGTTTTTCTTGATGTATATTGCCATGCCGAATACGTTTGTGAAGTGGAGTGCGGCACTGCTGGGTACACTTGTTGCTGGGACGCTTTTCCAGATCGCCAGGATCGCCTTTGGGCGTTATCTTGAGTTGCTGTGGCAGAACTATAGCGACATCTATGGTGCAATGGCGATGTTGATTACCTTTGCTATCTGGACATACGCGGCGTGGGTGGTGATTTTGCTTGGTGCGGAGGTCTCGAATTCTGTTCAGCATTTCCGTCAGCAGGATGCCGAGAGCGGTCAGTTTCACTATGCGGCCAACGGTTATTTGAACGCTCCGGGTGTTATTACGTTGTTTCTGATTGTAGCGGAGCGCTTTGCTAAAGGCGACGGAGCGTGTTTGGCAGAAGAGATTGTTGCACGTTCGGGTGTTTCGGAGGAGGTTGTGCACCAGAGTTTTGAACGGTTTAAGGCGGCGGGGTTAATCTATGAAGTTGAAGGGGACACGAACGGGTATCTCCCGGCGCGTGCGTTAGAGAAGATTACGGTGGCAACGCTTGTGGATGCGGTTGAGGGTGAGATGACAACGCATTTTGTGCGCGGAATATCGTCTGAGTCGGGTGCACGTGTGTTGGGGAGGCTTCAGGAGTCTCAGCGTGAGTGTTTGGATCAGGTTACGGTCGCGTCGTTGTTGTGA
- a CDS encoding redoxin domain-containing protein: MKSYLLTLFLVLVLPFAGHTASEYKITKKHRVIQEASLQPSNVPIGTKISRLTFTTLHNETHNLDTLTAQGPVVFAFLATECPVAQRYTMRLKRLHAEFAPRNTTFIAVYANENDSEDDVKNYITKADYPFSVVKDTTGKIARALGATMTPQAVIVDTTRRITYRGAIDDNRYEPRVKHHYLQDALLAIHTDTFIPVQETPAFGCTIHLPETDLPTEITYSQHIAPILQKNCQTCHRHGEVAPFTLTDYSDAKAWATEIAEYTQARLMPPWKPAPGYGDFKNGRQLTNTEIQVIAHWVEAGAPAGDLDSIPPAPEFPDSWALGEPDWIAEMPVEYEIEPEGEDEYRQFIIPTNFETDMYVQAVDVQPGNRKTVHHVIAYLDVNGEARKLDAQDPKPGYVTEGTGPGFDSEGTVGGWAPGVTPLVLPEGVGYLLPKGADIVMQVHYYRTGHLERDRSRLGLYFSKTAETAKLRIGDAINSDFVIPAGEDWYEVLASETFKKDVYLLATMPHMHLLGRDMRLVAITPSGDKHDLIWIQDWDFNWQDVYHYREPLFFPAGTRVDLVAHFDNSAENPANPHDPPIPVGWGEKTTDEMCIGFLYYVKASEFSPDLTTTTRP; encoded by the coding sequence ATGAAGTCGTATCTACTAACGCTTTTTCTGGTCCTTGTACTCCCCTTCGCGGGACACACCGCGTCCGAATACAAAATCACAAAAAAACATCGCGTTATCCAAGAGGCATCCTTACAACCGAGCAACGTTCCCATCGGCACAAAAATTTCGCGTCTCACCTTCACGACACTCCACAACGAGACACATAATTTAGATACCCTCACCGCACAGGGACCCGTTGTCTTCGCGTTCCTCGCAACCGAATGCCCAGTCGCACAACGCTATACGATGCGCCTGAAACGGTTACATGCTGAATTCGCACCTCGAAATACCACTTTCATCGCAGTCTACGCCAATGAAAACGATTCCGAAGACGACGTAAAGAACTACATCACCAAAGCAGATTATCCCTTCTCTGTCGTGAAGGACACAACCGGCAAAATCGCACGTGCTCTCGGCGCAACGATGACACCGCAGGCTGTTATCGTTGATACAACCCGTCGGATCACCTACCGCGGTGCCATTGATGATAACCGCTACGAGCCACGCGTCAAGCACCACTACCTACAAGATGCCCTTCTCGCGATACACACCGATACCTTTATCCCCGTGCAGGAGACACCGGCGTTCGGATGCACGATCCATCTCCCCGAAACCGATCTCCCCACAGAGATTACCTATAGTCAGCACATCGCACCGATCCTCCAGAAGAATTGCCAGACGTGCCATCGACACGGCGAAGTCGCCCCCTTCACGCTCACCGATTACAGCGACGCAAAGGCGTGGGCAACCGAAATCGCTGAATATACACAGGCACGTCTCATGCCACCGTGGAAACCCGCACCCGGCTACGGGGACTTCAAAAACGGACGGCAACTCACAAATACCGAGATCCAGGTGATCGCACACTGGGTGGAAGCCGGGGCACCTGCAGGCGATCTTGATTCCATCCCACCGGCACCAGAGTTCCCTGACAGTTGGGCACTCGGTGAACCCGATTGGATCGCTGAAATGCCAGTCGAATATGAAATTGAACCCGAAGGCGAAGACGAATATCGGCAGTTCATTATACCCACTAACTTCGAGACGGACATGTACGTCCAAGCCGTTGATGTCCAACCCGGCAACCGCAAAACCGTACATCACGTCATCGCCTACTTAGACGTAAACGGCGAAGCGCGTAAACTCGACGCGCAGGACCCCAAACCGGGCTATGTTACAGAGGGGACAGGACCTGGATTTGATAGTGAAGGGACAGTTGGTGGTTGGGCGCCGGGTGTTACACCATTGGTCCTACCGGAGGGTGTCGGTTATCTCCTACCGAAAGGGGCCGACATCGTCATGCAAGTGCATTACTATCGCACCGGACATCTTGAACGCGATCGTTCGCGGTTGGGGTTATATTTCTCCAAAACCGCAGAAACCGCCAAATTGCGTATCGGAGACGCAATTAACAGCGATTTCGTTATCCCTGCCGGTGAAGATTGGTATGAGGTTTTGGCATCGGAAACGTTTAAAAAAGACGTTTACCTCTTAGCAACGATGCCGCACATGCACCTCCTTGGGCGCGACATGCGGCTTGTTGCCATAACGCCATCTGGGGATAAACATGACCTCATCTGGATCCAGGATTGGGATTTCAATTGGCAGGATGTCTATCACTATCGCGAGCCGCTTTTCTTTCCGGCTGGCACCCGTGTCGATCTCGTCGCGCATTTCGATAATTCCGCGGAAAACCCAGCCAACCCCCATGATCCACCGATCCCTGTTGGTTGGGGTGAAAAAACGACAGACGAGATGTGTATCGGATTTCTATATTACGTCAAAGCCAGCGAATTTTCACCGGATCTCACAACAACGACGCGACCGTAA